Proteins found in one Moritella sp. Urea-trap-13 genomic segment:
- a CDS encoding 3-oxoacyl-ACP synthase III has protein sequence MKYNRVFINSLTYELAPEIITSTALELRLAALYQKLRIPVGQLAALTGITERRWWPKDYMLSDGALLAAQKTLDETGIDVNDIGAVVYTGVCRDQHEPATACRIAAKLGVSKNTAIYDISNACLGALSGMLDIANRIELGQIKAGLVVSCESARHIVDVTIDDMLADPSIRNYATSLATLTGGSGAVAILLTDGSLDLAGSRNHQLLSAAHLSAPEHHDLCQWGLKEIDTQLYREYMRTDAVKLLKEGVALAQETWQHFLEQQQWAPEDVNKVICHQVGAANQKKVLTALNIPVHKEFPTFKYLGNMGTVSLPVTAAMADEQGFLRKGDNVSFLGIGSGLNCMMLGLKW, from the coding sequence ATGAAATATAACCGCGTTTTTATTAATAGCCTGACTTATGAATTAGCACCAGAAATTATAACAAGTACAGCACTAGAGCTACGCTTAGCCGCTTTATATCAAAAGCTACGTATTCCAGTGGGTCAACTTGCCGCACTAACTGGTATTACCGAACGTCGCTGGTGGCCGAAAGACTACATGTTATCTGATGGCGCGTTACTTGCCGCACAAAAAACCCTTGATGAAACGGGCATTGATGTCAATGATATCGGCGCTGTCGTATATACCGGTGTTTGCCGTGATCAACACGAACCAGCCACTGCATGTCGTATCGCTGCAAAACTGGGCGTCTCTAAAAACACCGCCATTTATGACATTAGCAATGCCTGTTTAGGGGCTTTATCCGGTATGTTAGATATCGCGAACCGCATCGAACTGGGTCAGATCAAAGCCGGTTTAGTGGTTTCTTGTGAATCTGCACGTCACATTGTTGATGTAACTATCGATGATATGCTGGCCGACCCGAGCATCAGAAATTACGCTACATCACTCGCAACCTTAACTGGCGGTTCTGGCGCAGTAGCCATCTTATTGACCGACGGCAGCTTAGATTTAGCTGGCTCTCGCAATCACCAACTATTAAGTGCAGCGCATTTATCGGCACCTGAGCATCACGATCTATGCCAGTGGGGATTGAAAGAAATCGATACCCAGCTATACCGTGAATATATGCGCACCGATGCAGTTAAGTTACTCAAAGAAGGTGTGGCACTGGCGCAAGAAACTTGGCAGCACTTTTTAGAACAACAGCAATGGGCACCCGAAGATGTCAATAAAGTCATTTGTCATCAGGTAGGCGCAGCCAACCAAAAGAAAGTATTAACCGCCTTAAATATACCGGTTCATAAAGAATTCCCCACCTTCAAATACCTCGGTAACATGGGCACAGTATCGCTGCCCGTAACCGCAGCGATGGCCGATGAACAAGGCTTTTTGAGAAAAGGTGATAACGTGAGCTTCTTAGGAATAGGTAGTGGCTTAAATTGTATGATGCTTGGATTAAAGTGGTAA
- a CDS encoding alpha/beta fold hydrolase: MLDKLFPFKRNYLDRNGQQYHYLNEGTGEPVVMIHGNPSWSFYYRNLVSALSNNYQCIVPDHIGCGLSDKPDDKDYDYTLANRIDDLEALLEHLDIKENITLVVHDWGGMIGMGYAARYPERIKRLVILNTAAFHLPLSKAFPLPLWICRDTFVGTFLVRGFNAFSSIASIVGVRRKAMSPEVRRAYVSPFNSWRNRISTLRFVQDIPLKPGDRNYQLVTDISDSLSKFSTVPTLICWGLKDFVFDKHFLAQWKQRMPHAQVNEFDDCGHYILEDASDEVIGLITDFMTEKR; this comes from the coding sequence ATGTTAGATAAATTATTTCCTTTTAAACGTAATTACCTTGATCGTAATGGCCAGCAATATCATTACCTTAATGAAGGCACTGGAGAACCAGTCGTCATGATTCACGGCAACCCGAGCTGGTCGTTTTATTACCGTAATCTAGTCTCGGCATTAAGCAACAATTATCAGTGCATTGTACCCGACCATATTGGTTGTGGCCTGTCTGACAAACCCGACGATAAAGACTACGACTATACCTTAGCTAATCGAATTGATGATCTAGAAGCATTACTTGAACATCTGGATATTAAAGAGAACATTACCTTAGTCGTCCACGATTGGGGCGGCATGATAGGCATGGGTTATGCGGCGCGCTACCCAGAGCGAATCAAACGTCTGGTGATCTTAAATACTGCAGCTTTTCATCTGCCATTATCAAAAGCATTTCCACTGCCATTGTGGATCTGTCGTGATACCTTTGTCGGTACATTTTTAGTGCGCGGCTTCAATGCCTTTTCATCTATCGCTTCGATTGTCGGCGTGCGTCGTAAAGCCATGAGCCCAGAAGTACGACGCGCTTATGTGTCACCTTTTAACTCTTGGCGTAACCGTATTTCTACCTTGCGTTTTGTGCAAGACATTCCACTGAAGCCTGGTGATCGTAATTACCAACTCGTCACTGATATTAGCGATAGTTTGAGCAAGTTTTCAACAGTGCCGACTCTAATCTGCTGGGGACTGAAAGACTTTGTGTTTGATAAGCACTTTTTAGCGCAATGGAAACAACGCATGCCGCACGCGCAAGTAAATGAATTTGATGACTGCGGTCATTATATTCTCGAAGACGCCAGCGATGAAGTCATTGGCTTAATCACCGACTTCATGACAGAAAAGCGATAA
- a CDS encoding heme transporter CcmC — MLDLNKEIDELKKSFKEGNALTRVVMAMGFILSLSSLAELSSKIVAWKGFILNGLGFYRSIFVEPVTYLTSNVGLSYTELEIHVAIVSSICIAIGMRVQAMGQKVAFRKISEKYGSEVKPNLTFYWVLAIVAPIGIWLWYGLGDPTIHTWWVIFVSMFLPLFMTVPKFILSKLGDCEFFERGSFSYFKSYYIYISSLLLIICILAAVNSGLKDNQKMPNKSMQPTANASAD, encoded by the coding sequence GTGTTAGATTTAAACAAAGAAATTGATGAGCTAAAGAAGTCCTTTAAAGAAGGGAACGCATTAACGAGAGTTGTAATGGCTATGGGATTTATTCTTTCGCTAAGCTCTCTTGCAGAACTGTCTAGCAAAATTGTAGCGTGGAAGGGATTTATATTAAATGGGTTGGGTTTCTATCGTTCGATATTTGTTGAACCTGTAACTTACCTAACATCGAATGTTGGTTTGAGTTATACCGAACTAGAGATTCACGTCGCAATTGTTTCTTCTATTTGTATTGCTATAGGAATGCGTGTTCAGGCAATGGGGCAAAAAGTAGCTTTTCGCAAAATTAGTGAAAAATACGGAAGCGAAGTTAAACCTAATCTTACATTTTATTGGGTTTTAGCAATAGTAGCGCCAATTGGTATATGGCTATGGTACGGGCTTGGTGATCCTACTATTCATACGTGGTGGGTCATATTTGTATCAATGTTTCTGCCACTTTTTATGACTGTGCCGAAGTTTATTTTATCTAAACTTGGTGATTGTGAGTTTTTCGAGCGAGGTAGTTTTAGCTATTTTAAAAGCTACTACATCTATATTTCTTCCTTGCTCTTAATCATCTGTATATTGGCCGCCGTTAATTCTGGCCTTAAAGATAATCAAAAAATGCCTAACAAATCAATGCAGCCGACCGCTAACGCGTCGGCTGATTGA
- the oleD gene encoding 2-alkyl-3-oxoalkanoate reductase, translated as MTNFSSRPPAEQQALTALSATTKHVFVTGAGGFLGTSICQALCAAGIKVTGFARGNYPHLTKLGVNMIQGDISDLSTLTAAMKDCDLVFHVASKAGVWGSKAEYYQPNVQGTENIIQACQSLAITRLVYTSTPSVTFTGVDEAGIDESQPYAQSFLNYYAQSKALAEQMVLTANSDNLKTVALRPHLIWGPSDPHLVPRVIERAKLGRLKLVGKQDKLVDTIYIDNAAYAHILAALKLAEPTPVCAGKCYFLSNDQPITMASMLNKILHCADLPPVTKRVPAPLAYVVGTVLEYLYLWLGKTQEPMMTRFVARQLSTSHYFDISAAKADLGYQPLVSIDDGMLRLKASLSGVDAAS; from the coding sequence ATGACGAATTTCAGCTCACGTCCACCAGCAGAACAGCAAGCTCTGACGGCATTATCTGCAACCACCAAGCATGTATTTGTCACTGGTGCTGGTGGCTTTTTAGGAACCAGTATCTGCCAAGCATTGTGCGCGGCTGGTATTAAAGTTACAGGGTTCGCCCGAGGTAATTATCCGCACTTAACAAAGCTAGGTGTCAACATGATACAAGGCGATATAAGTGATTTATCGACACTAACAGCTGCGATGAAGGACTGTGACCTGGTATTCCATGTCGCATCAAAAGCCGGTGTATGGGGCTCGAAAGCAGAATATTATCAGCCCAATGTGCAAGGTACTGAAAACATCATTCAAGCCTGTCAGTCATTGGCTATTACGCGTTTAGTTTATACCAGCACCCCAAGTGTGACGTTTACGGGAGTAGACGAAGCTGGAATCGATGAATCGCAGCCTTATGCTCAGTCATTCTTAAATTATTATGCCCAATCGAAAGCACTTGCCGAACAAATGGTGCTGACCGCTAACAGTGATAATTTAAAGACTGTGGCATTGAGACCGCATTTAATTTGGGGACCAAGCGATCCACATTTGGTGCCACGAGTCATCGAGCGCGCCAAACTAGGGCGATTAAAATTAGTCGGTAAACAGGATAAACTCGTCGATACTATCTATATCGACAATGCCGCTTATGCGCATATTTTGGCGGCGTTAAAACTTGCCGAACCCACACCCGTTTGTGCCGGTAAATGTTATTTCTTGAGTAATGACCAGCCTATCACTATGGCCAGCATGCTCAATAAAATACTCCATTGTGCCGATTTACCACCGGTGACAAAACGAGTACCTGCACCACTGGCTTACGTGGTCGGTACCGTTCTAGAGTATCTATACTTGTGGTTAGGCAAGACTCAAGAGCCAATGATGACGCGTTTTGTCGCGCGCCAATTATCGACTAGCCATTATTTTGATATTAGCGCAGCAAAAGCGGATCTAGGTTACCAGCCTTTGGTATCTATTGACGACGGAATGCTGCGCCTGAAGGCCTCGTTATCAGGAGTCGATGCCGCTTCTTAG
- a CDS encoding multidrug effflux MFS transporter, translating to MNIKTTKFNKIPLALAMMIIATGQVGVSIYLPSLPLIRSDLGVSQADVQQLVTLFLMGFGLSQLFYGPLSDAIGRRPVFLLGQGIYLAGTLMCVLLPDSYTALITGRLLQGLGAGSASVLGRSVIRDSYSGAQLVQAMSYMSITASILPIVAPVVGGWAAWHFGWQSVFSFVLLYLSAILILGYFVLPETLPHAVTKFKIKDTIRGYWHLSRNYQVISSASYNWIGYLSTLVSVSLLPFLLQEGLKMSAADYGEVMIIPSAGLLIGSLILNKLNKRFTTNQLMYLASSIMMMAGCWLVFNEMTLANLIFGFTLLTIAQGISFPLSISMLLAPHSKQVGAVSALSGSVQMCIAGIVGGFLIEHLINNQTSLGIFYLCTGSAIALVLTHSRHKHIKTNPICT from the coding sequence ATGAATATAAAAACAACCAAATTTAACAAAATCCCACTTGCATTAGCGATGATGATCATCGCTACAGGACAAGTTGGTGTCAGCATTTATTTGCCATCACTGCCATTAATTCGCAGTGATCTTGGCGTGTCTCAAGCCGACGTACAGCAACTGGTTACCTTATTTTTAATGGGGTTCGGCTTATCCCAACTTTTCTACGGGCCATTATCTGACGCAATTGGTCGCCGCCCAGTGTTCTTACTTGGTCAGGGTATCTATCTGGCTGGTACGCTCATGTGTGTATTATTACCAGACAGTTATACCGCGCTTATTACAGGCCGGTTATTACAAGGCTTAGGCGCAGGTAGTGCCTCGGTATTGGGGCGCAGCGTGATCCGCGATAGCTACAGTGGTGCGCAGTTAGTACAAGCCATGTCTTATATGTCGATAACCGCATCAATATTACCGATCGTGGCCCCTGTCGTCGGCGGCTGGGCAGCATGGCATTTCGGCTGGCAGTCAGTGTTCAGTTTTGTCTTGCTGTATCTATCAGCCATTTTAATTCTCGGTTATTTTGTGTTACCAGAAACCCTGCCACATGCCGTCACCAAGTTTAAGATTAAAGATACAATACGAGGTTATTGGCATTTATCTCGAAACTACCAAGTGATTTCATCGGCGAGTTATAACTGGATTGGTTACTTATCCACGCTGGTCTCCGTGTCACTGTTACCGTTCTTATTACAAGAAGGGCTAAAAATGAGTGCTGCAGATTATGGCGAAGTCATGATTATTCCTTCTGCTGGACTGTTAATCGGTAGCTTGATATTAAATAAATTGAATAAACGTTTCACCACCAATCAACTTATGTATCTAGCATCGAGCATCATGATGATGGCAGGCTGTTGGTTAGTATTTAATGAGATGACGTTAGCGAACCTGATATTTGGCTTTACCCTGCTAACTATCGCCCAAGGCATCAGTTTTCCACTGTCTATAAGCATGTTGTTAGCGCCACACAGCAAACAAGTCGGCGCGGTGTCTGCATTATCAGGTTCAGTCCAAATGTGTATTGCTGGCATTGTCGGGGGCTTTTTAATCGAACACCTGATCAACAATCAAACAAGTTTGGGAATTTTCTATTTATGCACAGGTTCAGCTATCGCGCTGGTATTAACCCATAGTCGCCATAAGCATATAAAAACCAACCCGATTTGCACTTGA
- the oleC gene encoding olefin beta-lactone synthetase — MTINTTPEAINFCHHLSHAAFATPDSLAVAVQRSRKDQLFYDEIDLSALNQQSDELAYALNAYGITRGMKAVLMVTPSIDFFILTFALFKAGIVPILVDPGMGVRNLKQCFSESTPDAFIGIPKAHLARKLFGWGKPSVKLSLTVGGCEKLSRLTGQMSLGRLLTDHRASIAEQEQEPVKLYPIALFEPSELCAILFTSGSTGVPKGVVYSHQMFEGQIQALRDDYGIKPGERDLSTFPLFSLFGPALGMASIVPDMDASKPITANPDFIFAAIEKYQCSNLFANPALIEILGQAGSKQQPQLLLTSLKRVISAGAPATLSSISHFTRLLKTDVEVWNSYGATESLPLTKIGSKALLTMQDVTDNGGGICVGQPIKDVEVAIIAITEDVITDWHDDLTLASNQIGEIVVKGQVVSQGYYHRDAATQLAKIKDSASTELQPVFRHRMGDLGYLDAQGQLWMCGRKAHSVITPSQPYFSIPCERIFNTHEQVKRTALVGIQYQGETIPLLCVELKDDSAISTEQLFGELQEIGSKHQQTAAISAFLVHPNFPVDIRHNAKIFREKLALWAQKQAPYNR, encoded by the coding sequence ATGACCATTAATACTACGCCAGAAGCGATAAACTTCTGCCATCATCTCTCACATGCTGCATTCGCAACTCCCGACTCGCTCGCGGTCGCAGTGCAGCGTAGCCGTAAAGACCAGCTTTTTTATGACGAGATCGATTTATCGGCTCTGAACCAACAAAGTGATGAGCTCGCCTATGCGCTAAATGCTTACGGCATAACGCGAGGAATGAAAGCGGTATTAATGGTCACGCCAAGCATCGATTTTTTCATTTTAACCTTTGCGTTGTTTAAAGCCGGTATCGTGCCGATCTTAGTTGATCCTGGCATGGGAGTGCGCAACCTCAAGCAGTGTTTTAGTGAATCAACGCCGGATGCCTTCATTGGTATTCCCAAAGCCCATCTGGCGCGTAAACTGTTTGGCTGGGGTAAACCCAGTGTCAAACTGAGTCTAACCGTCGGTGGTTGTGAAAAACTATCTCGTCTTACAGGACAAATGAGTCTCGGCCGGTTATTAACAGATCACCGAGCTAGCATCGCAGAACAAGAACAAGAACCTGTTAAGCTCTATCCCATTGCGTTGTTTGAACCGAGTGAGTTGTGCGCCATTTTATTCACCAGTGGCAGCACTGGCGTGCCTAAAGGCGTTGTTTATAGTCACCAGATGTTTGAAGGGCAAATACAAGCTCTGCGTGATGACTACGGCATCAAACCAGGTGAAAGAGATCTTAGTACCTTCCCGTTATTCTCATTATTTGGCCCGGCGCTCGGCATGGCATCAATTGTGCCCGATATGGATGCCAGTAAACCGATAACCGCAAATCCTGATTTTATCTTTGCAGCCATTGAAAAATACCAATGCTCTAACCTGTTTGCTAATCCGGCATTAATTGAAATTCTTGGCCAAGCAGGCAGTAAACAGCAACCACAGCTGTTATTAACTAGCTTGAAACGGGTAATTTCTGCTGGCGCTCCAGCAACCTTATCGTCAATATCGCACTTTACCCGTTTGCTTAAAACTGATGTAGAAGTGTGGAATTCTTACGGTGCCACCGAATCTTTACCTCTGACCAAAATTGGCAGTAAAGCGCTGCTTACCATGCAAGATGTCACTGACAATGGTGGTGGTATCTGTGTTGGCCAGCCAATCAAAGATGTGGAAGTCGCGATTATTGCCATCACCGAAGATGTCATTACGGATTGGCATGATGACTTAACCTTAGCCAGCAACCAAATTGGTGAGATAGTGGTGAAAGGACAAGTGGTCAGTCAAGGCTATTATCATCGCGATGCTGCGACCCAACTAGCCAAGATCAAAGACTCCGCCAGTACCGAGTTACAGCCAGTGTTCCGTCACCGTATGGGCGATCTGGGATATTTGGATGCACAAGGTCAGTTATGGATGTGTGGGCGTAAAGCGCACAGTGTTATAACCCCTAGCCAACCCTACTTTTCAATTCCTTGTGAGCGTATATTCAACACTCATGAACAAGTTAAACGTACTGCACTGGTCGGGATCCAATACCAAGGTGAAACCATACCTTTGTTGTGTGTCGAATTAAAAGATGACAGTGCTATCTCTACTGAACAGTTATTTGGTGAACTTCAAGAAATAGGCAGTAAACATCAGCAAACAGCCGCAATCAGCGCATTTTTAGTTCATCCGAACTTCCCCGTTGATATTCGCCACAATGCTAAAATATTTCGTGAGAAATTAGCGCTATGGGCACAAAAACAAGCACCCTATAATCGTTAA